The following proteins are encoded in a genomic region of Pelodictyon phaeoclathratiforme BU-1:
- a CDS encoding tetratricopeptide repeat protein has translation MMLLHTLLLVFALAPSMQEMLGEYRLRLKADAFYERHAYSRAETVYRELAALPEQNERGVASFNLACALYMQGKYPEAATLFALRSKAEGRQKELGVKAIFNEGNTLAMKAIGSNGKAEKKILFRQSLNRFKTVLLTDPDEGDAKINYEIVRRYLYELEQSEHPSSSSSGKKSASPPPSGISNDSAERLLDHARQDETALMRHLPLRTKSTAQGSKNNRDW, from the coding sequence ATGATGCTGCTGCACACACTCCTGCTTGTTTTTGCTCTCGCACCTTCAATGCAGGAGATGCTGGGGGAGTATCGTTTACGACTCAAAGCCGATGCATTCTATGAACGGCACGCTTACAGCCGGGCAGAAACCGTTTATCGGGAGCTGGCAGCCCTTCCTGAACAAAACGAGAGGGGGGTTGCCAGCTTCAATCTTGCCTGCGCCCTCTATATGCAGGGAAAATATCCTGAAGCCGCAACACTGTTTGCTCTCAGATCAAAAGCTGAGGGCAGACAAAAAGAACTCGGCGTGAAAGCGATATTCAATGAAGGCAACACCCTCGCAATGAAAGCTATCGGAAGCAACGGAAAAGCAGAAAAAAAGATACTTTTCCGCCAATCGCTCAATCGCTTCAAAACGGTACTGTTAACTGATCCTGATGAGGGTGATGCAAAAATCAACTATGAAATTGTCCGCCGTTACCTTTATGAACTTGAGCAATCCGAGCACCCCTCTTCATCCAGCTCCGGCAAAAAAAGCGCCTCTCCACCGCCCTCGGGTATCAGCAATGATAGTGCTGAACGTCTGCTTGACCATGCCCGGCAGGATGAAACTGCGCTGATGCGGCACCTCCCCCTGAGAACAAAATCGACTGCGCAGGGTAGCAAAAATAATCGGGACTGGTAG
- a CDS encoding pyridoxal-phosphate-dependent aminotransferase family protein: protein MKKRLFTPGPTPVPENVMLRMAAPIIHHRNPEFMEILTRVHADLKYLFRTTQPVVVLSCSGTGGMEATISSIFKQGDKVITINAGKFGERWGELVRVFTGNCVEEKVAWGSAIQPERMAELLKEHPDAKAVCLTHSETSTGTAADIKTLSALIREESDALVLVDGITAVGAHEFHFDDWGVDVCITGSQKGLMMPPGLALVAISERAQDIIKGQSGMPQYYMSLKKALKAHAGDDTPFTPAVSLVIGLDEALQMIKAEGIENIWKRHESLANACRQGCNALGMKLFSNSPSFAVTPVWIPEGVKWSAFNKALKNSNGITVAAGQDEYKDKIFRISHLGFYDELDMLTVIGGIERALKEINFDFEIGAGVSAVQKAFLGN, encoded by the coding sequence ATGAAAAAAAGACTATTTACACCAGGGCCAACCCCTGTGCCAGAAAATGTCATGCTTCGCATGGCCGCACCGATTATCCATCACAGGAACCCCGAGTTCATGGAGATTCTGACCAGGGTTCACGCCGATCTCAAGTATCTGTTCCGAACAACCCAGCCTGTTGTTGTGCTCAGTTGTTCGGGGACTGGCGGCATGGAAGCAACAATTTCGAGCATCTTCAAACAGGGCGACAAGGTCATTACCATCAATGCCGGCAAGTTTGGCGAACGTTGGGGAGAACTGGTACGCGTCTTTACCGGAAATTGCGTTGAGGAAAAGGTGGCATGGGGTTCCGCCATTCAACCAGAAAGAATGGCAGAGCTGCTCAAGGAGCATCCGGACGCAAAAGCTGTCTGCCTTACCCATTCGGAAACCTCAACGGGCACGGCTGCTGATATCAAAACACTCAGTGCACTGATCCGTGAAGAGTCAGACGCACTGGTGCTGGTTGATGGCATTACTGCGGTCGGGGCACATGAGTTCCATTTTGATGACTGGGGCGTCGATGTCTGCATCACCGGTTCACAGAAAGGACTGATGATGCCACCGGGGCTTGCGCTGGTAGCCATATCCGAAAGAGCCCAGGATATCATCAAGGGCCAAAGCGGTATGCCACAGTATTACATGAGCCTGAAAAAAGCCCTGAAAGCCCATGCTGGCGACGACACTCCTTTCACTCCGGCTGTTTCGCTGGTAATCGGCCTTGATGAGGCATTGCAGATGATCAAGGCTGAAGGGATTGAAAATATCTGGAAACGGCACGAAAGCCTTGCCAATGCTTGCCGTCAGGGATGTAATGCGCTTGGCATGAAGCTCTTCAGCAACTCCCCGTCGTTTGCCGTTACTCCCGTATGGATCCCTGAAGGGGTAAAGTGGTCGGCATTCAACAAAGCGCTGAAAAACAGCAATGGCATAACCGTTGCCGCTGGTCAGGATGAGTACAAGGACAAGATTTTCCGTATCTCTCATCTTGGTTTCTACGATGAGCTCGACATGCTGACCGTCATCGGTGGGATTGAACGTGCGCTGAAGGAGATCAACTTTGATTTTGAAATTGGCGCGGGCGTCAGCGCTGTACAAAAAGCATTTCTTGGCAACTAA
- the carA gene encoding glutamine-hydrolyzing carbamoyl-phosphate synthase small subunit, protein MQPTAAKLVLENGSVYHGTAFGHIGETTGEVVFNTSHTGYQEILTDPSYAGQMVMMTYPLIGNYGINPTDNESEKIWASAFIVHEVSRVHSNFEATESLDSCLKRAGVMGLAGIDTRKLVREIREKGAMRGVISALETDDEKLRETALQSPEMSGRDLVKTVTAKENYTLEKENARYHVAALDYGIKTNILRMLQDAGCRITVLKAGTSADEIIQLNPDGVFLSNGPGDPSAVGYAIETIKQLVDYNRTTKPLPIFGICLGHQLLSLAFGAETYKLKFGHHGSNHPVKNLASNQIEITSQNHGFAVEMESLPDELEMTHLNLYDNTVEGVKHRHLPCFSVQYHPEAAPGPHDSHYLFAEFTSLMDLT, encoded by the coding sequence ATGCAACCAACAGCAGCAAAATTGGTCCTGGAAAATGGTTCAGTCTATCATGGAACCGCGTTTGGTCACATCGGAGAAACAACTGGCGAGGTGGTTTTCAATACATCGCATACCGGATACCAGGAAATTCTCACCGACCCATCCTATGCCGGCCAGATGGTGATGATGACCTATCCGCTGATAGGAAACTACGGTATCAACCCGACGGATAATGAATCGGAAAAAATATGGGCTTCGGCTTTCATTGTCCATGAAGTGTCGCGCGTTCACAGTAACTTCGAAGCCACTGAAAGTCTTGACTCCTGTCTCAAAAGAGCTGGTGTAATGGGTCTTGCCGGTATTGATACCCGCAAGCTTGTACGCGAAATCCGTGAAAAAGGGGCCATGAGAGGCGTTATTTCCGCCCTTGAAACAGACGACGAAAAGCTGAGAGAGACAGCGCTTCAAAGCCCTGAAATGAGTGGCCGTGATCTGGTCAAAACTGTTACAGCCAAAGAAAATTATACCCTTGAAAAGGAGAACGCCCGCTATCATGTAGCAGCACTTGATTACGGCATCAAAACCAATATCCTGCGCATGCTGCAAGATGCAGGGTGCCGCATAACAGTTCTTAAGGCCGGAACATCCGCTGATGAGATAATCCAGCTTAATCCGGACGGAGTTTTTCTCTCAAACGGACCTGGTGACCCTTCAGCCGTCGGTTATGCAATCGAGACCATCAAACAGCTTGTCGATTATAACCGCACGACAAAGCCATTACCGATTTTCGGTATCTGCCTTGGTCACCAACTGCTTTCGCTGGCGTTCGGCGCAGAAACCTACAAGCTGAAATTCGGCCACCACGGCAGCAATCACCCGGTTAAAAACCTCGCCAGCAACCAAATAGAGATAACCTCACAAAATCATGGTTTTGCTGTAGAGATGGAGTCACTGCCCGATGAGCTTGAAATGACTCACCTCAACCTTTATGATAATACCGTAGAGGGTGTAAAACACCGGCATCTACCCTGCTTTTCGGTGCAGTACCATCCTGAAGCCGCTCCTGGACCACACGACTCCCATTACCTCTTTGCAGAGTTCACCTCACTTATGGATTTAACGTAA
- the yajC gene encoding preprotein translocase subunit YajC → MHNFIQPLLLFAPPVAGQAAPNPLIQIVPLVLIFIVFYFFMIRPQQKKQKDREKVLDSLKRGDKVVTIGGAHGTVAGIDTEKKTVLVQVSETTKIKFDRTAIANIEKQETSDKLTTKE, encoded by the coding sequence ATGCATAACTTCATACAGCCACTCCTCCTCTTTGCACCACCCGTAGCAGGACAGGCGGCGCCAAATCCGCTCATTCAGATTGTCCCCCTGGTTCTTATCTTCATTGTATTTTACTTCTTCATGATCCGTCCCCAGCAAAAAAAGCAGAAGGATCGTGAAAAAGTTCTCGACAGCCTGAAAAGAGGCGACAAGGTTGTCACCATAGGCGGCGCTCATGGTACCGTTGCCGGAATTGACACGGAAAAGAAAACCGTTCTGGTCCAGGTAAGTGAGACCACAAAAATCAAGTTCGACCGTACCGCTATTGCCAATATAGAAAAACAGGAAACCAGCGATAAACTCACGACCAAGGAATGA
- the tsaD gene encoding tRNA (adenosine(37)-N6)-threonylcarbamoyltransferase complex transferase subunit TsaD, translating into MNILGIETSCDETSGAVLCSGQVRSNVVSSQRCHAHFGGVVPELASREHERLIVSIVDAAVTEANITKNDLDVIAATAGPGLIGAVMVGLCFAQGMAYALQIPFVPVNHIEAHIFSPFIQEDPFHSSPEGAFVSLTVSGGHTLLSVVEPDLSYSVIGRTLDDAAGEAFDKTGKMLGLPYPAGPVIDKLAEKGDPAFHLFPRALTSKSQTSKNYLGNFDFSFSGLKTSVLTWLQKQSAEFIEHHKADIAASIQYAIVSVLVEKTIAAARSRGIKSVSIAGGVSANSALRRAMKEACKREGITLHVPGTVYSTDNAAMIATLAALKLSRGMKAECCYNIAPYASFAAGSRMA; encoded by the coding sequence ATGAATATTTTAGGCATAGAAACCAGTTGTGACGAAACATCGGGAGCCGTGCTTTGCAGCGGACAGGTGCGCTCGAATGTTGTCAGTTCCCAGCGCTGTCACGCACACTTTGGCGGTGTTGTACCGGAACTGGCTTCACGTGAACACGAACGGCTTATTGTTTCAATTGTGGACGCTGCCGTAACTGAGGCCAATATAACAAAAAATGATCTGGATGTCATAGCCGCGACCGCCGGTCCGGGCTTAATCGGCGCCGTCATGGTCGGACTCTGTTTTGCCCAGGGCATGGCGTATGCGCTCCAAATCCCTTTTGTCCCGGTCAATCACATCGAAGCCCATATCTTCTCTCCCTTTATTCAGGAGGATCCTTTCCACTCCTCCCCTGAAGGCGCTTTTGTGTCGCTGACAGTTTCCGGCGGCCATACCCTGCTCTCCGTTGTTGAGCCTGATCTCTCCTACAGCGTGATCGGTCGAACGCTCGACGATGCCGCTGGAGAGGCGTTCGACAAAACCGGCAAGATGCTCGGCCTCCCCTATCCGGCAGGCCCGGTAATTGACAAACTGGCAGAAAAGGGAGATCCCGCTTTCCACCTCTTTCCACGAGCGCTCACCTCAAAATCGCAGACCAGTAAAAACTACCTCGGAAATTTTGATTTCAGTTTTTCCGGCCTGAAAACCTCCGTACTCACCTGGCTGCAAAAACAGAGCGCTGAATTCATCGAACACCATAAAGCCGATATTGCCGCATCCATCCAGTATGCCATCGTCAGCGTACTGGTTGAAAAAACCATTGCAGCAGCGCGAAGCAGAGGTATCAAGAGTGTTTCAATTGCCGGAGGAGTCAGTGCAAACTCAGCATTACGAAGAGCCATGAAAGAGGCTTGCAAGAGAGAGGGCATTACGCTCCATGTTCCGGGGACTGTCTACTCAACCGATAATGCCGCCATGATCGCTACCCTTGCCGCACTTAAACTCTCACGGGGCATGAAGGCTGAATGCTGCTACAATATCGCGCCTTACGCAAGCTTTGCCGCTGGCTCAAGGATGGCATGA
- a CDS encoding AAA family ATPase, producing the protein MQHAVELEELGEQITEASRFLEKTREQLSQRIIGQHEVISRIFIAMLVNGHILLEGVPGLAKTLIIRTFAAAMNLKFQRIQFTPDMLPADLIGTMIYNPKDMEFYPRKGPVFANVILADEINRSPAKVQSALLEAMQEHQVTIGSQTFPLQEPFMVLATQNPIEHEGTYILPEAQVDRFMMKVLVDYPSYDEELEIMLQSATTVSELPVIPVVQPHDISRARALIDRIYVDPRVQRYIVDLVVATRKPAQYGMAELEAMIEYGASPRASIFLLLAAKAHAFLQHRPYITPEDVKTIAYDTLRHRIRPGYEAEADNIKPDDIIRQILQHVQVP; encoded by the coding sequence ATGCAACATGCAGTAGAACTGGAGGAGCTTGGAGAGCAGATAACGGAGGCCTCCCGTTTTCTTGAAAAAACAAGGGAGCAGCTTTCGCAGCGCATTATTGGTCAGCACGAGGTGATCAGCAGGATCTTTATTGCAATGCTGGTCAATGGCCACATTTTGCTTGAGGGGGTTCCCGGATTAGCCAAAACACTTATTATCAGGACATTTGCCGCTGCAATGAACCTGAAGTTCCAGCGTATCCAGTTTACCCCGGATATGTTGCCTGCCGATCTTATCGGCACCATGATTTACAATCCAAAAGATATGGAGTTCTATCCCCGAAAGGGGCCGGTTTTTGCCAACGTTATTCTTGCTGACGAAATAAACCGTTCTCCAGCAAAAGTACAATCTGCGCTTCTTGAAGCCATGCAGGAGCATCAGGTAACGATTGGCAGCCAGACTTTCCCTCTGCAGGAACCCTTTATGGTACTGGCGACCCAAAACCCGATTGAGCACGAAGGTACCTATATTCTTCCTGAAGCTCAGGTTGACCGGTTTATGATGAAGGTTCTTGTGGATTATCCCTCATACGACGAGGAACTTGAGATTATGTTGCAGTCGGCAACCACAGTCAGCGAGTTGCCGGTCATACCGGTTGTCCAGCCTCACGATATTTCAAGGGCAAGAGCCTTGATCGATAGAATTTATGTCGATCCAAGGGTACAGCGTTATATTGTCGATCTTGTTGTTGCTACCAGAAAACCGGCGCAGTATGGCATGGCTGAGCTTGAAGCCATGATTGAGTATGGCGCATCACCCAGGGCCTCGATATTTCTGCTTCTTGCGGCCAAAGCCCATGCATTCCTGCAGCATCGCCCCTATATAACACCGGAGGATGTAAAGACCATTGCCTACGATACCCTCCGCCACCGTATCAGACCGGGGTACGAAGCCGAGGCCGACAACATCAAGCCGGACGACATTATCCGCCAGATATTGCAGCATGTGCAGGTTCCATAA
- a CDS encoding DUF58 domain-containing protein — protein sequence MSTEKSVEKSEEHLKELQNIIRRVEIRSKRMASELFSGEYHSSFKGKGIEFSNVREYQYGDDVRSIDWNTSARKHELYVKLFTEERERSLLLVVDASASMLFGSREHSKKEVALEVSAVLAFSALQNNDKVGLLVFTDRVETYIPPRKGRHHVLVILEELIRMKPGNSATNINAALSFVRYTRQRQEIIFLLTDLVDSDYEKGMKLLNTRHDFILVHISDPLDKALPLSSLLDIEEPETGMRLTLDGGSRREIEHYRSVQCKHYEELRHRLRRMRIDSLFLDTDRSFIGDLNSFFQHRERKV from the coding sequence ATGAGCACGGAGAAGAGTGTGGAAAAGAGTGAAGAGCATCTGAAGGAACTTCAGAATATTATAAGACGGGTTGAAATCCGCTCAAAGCGGATGGCCAGCGAACTGTTCAGCGGTGAATATCACTCCTCGTTCAAGGGAAAAGGTATTGAGTTCAGTAATGTGCGTGAGTACCAGTATGGCGATGATGTCCGCTCTATTGACTGGAATACCTCTGCCCGAAAACATGAATTATATGTCAAACTCTTTACCGAGGAGCGCGAACGGAGTTTATTGCTTGTTGTTGACGCATCGGCATCAATGCTTTTCGGCAGCCGGGAGCACAGTAAAAAGGAGGTTGCTCTTGAAGTGAGTGCCGTCCTTGCGTTCAGCGCCCTTCAGAACAATGATAAGGTTGGGCTTCTTGTCTTTACTGATCGTGTTGAAACCTATATTCCACCTCGCAAGGGGCGCCATCATGTGCTGGTGATTCTCGAAGAACTTATTCGGATGAAGCCAGGGAACTCTGCCACCAACATCAACGCAGCCCTCTCTTTTGTTCGTTATACCCGCCAGCGGCAGGAAATCATTTTTCTTTTGACGGATCTGGTGGACAGCGACTATGAAAAAGGTATGAAGCTTCTTAATACCCGTCACGATTTTATTCTTGTGCATATCAGTGACCCGCTCGATAAGGCCCTTCCCCTTAGCAGTCTGCTCGATATCGAAGAGCCTGAAACCGGTATGCGACTTACGCTTGATGGCGGAAGCCGTCGCGAAATAGAGCATTATCGGAGTGTGCAGTGCAAACATTATGAGGAACTTCGTCACCGCCTTCGGCGCATGCGTATTGATTCGCTGTTTCTTGATACCGATCGTTCGTTTATTGGTGATCTCAACTCATTTTTTCAGCACCGTGAACGCAAGGTTTGA
- the pal gene encoding peptidoglycan-associated lipoprotein Pal, giving the protein MKSLMRSLFIPAMLFLGACCCGEDVVVAPAAAPPPPPPPPIQIILPGLGDLFYDFDKSDLRADAVEQLKTNANWMQVFKNNSVIIEGHCDERGTNEYNLALGERRANSARNYTINLGIDPVRLKTVSYGEEKPFATGSTEEAWAQNRRAHFVAE; this is encoded by the coding sequence ATGAAATCTTTAATGAGAAGTCTGTTTATTCCAGCCATGCTCTTTCTGGGGGCTTGCTGCTGTGGGGAAGATGTCGTCGTTGCTCCAGCAGCAGCACCACCACCGCCACCACCACCGCCGATTCAGATAATTTTGCCTGGCCTCGGTGATCTTTTCTATGATTTTGATAAATCGGATCTTCGAGCGGATGCCGTCGAACAATTGAAGACGAATGCCAACTGGATGCAGGTTTTCAAAAATAACAGTGTTATCATCGAAGGCCATTGCGATGAGAGAGGTACCAATGAGTATAATCTTGCTCTTGGTGAGCGCCGTGCAAACAGTGCCCGGAATTACACCATTAATCTTGGTATTGATCCTGTCCGCCTGAAGACGGTCAGTTATGGGGAAGAAAAACCGTTTGCCACCGGCAGCACTGAGGAGGCTTGGGCTCAGAACAGAAGAGCTCACTTTGTTGCTGAATAA
- a CDS encoding outer membrane protein, which produces MKKTLALLVLLAVTGVASTPVQAATHYISGMGGISRMNNMTPEESYQGAGGNSNSNFDLGSGVNALGAIGCDYGNYRLEGEVGYQQNTLKSGISNMDNVLQYYPQEGSRYDMRGDVSTLSLMGNGYYDVHLGGGVDFYATAGVGIAQVSFHDMNFSYNYDPVTNALYDNPNPGYNDHATTLAYQLGAGLAFPLSQNVKLDLRYRYFATTDFTYTNDWVDASSSSNTPVASGINSNIVSHSALLGLRVEF; this is translated from the coding sequence ATGAAAAAAACGCTCGCACTTCTCGTACTCCTGGCTGTAACAGGTGTTGCAAGTACCCCTGTACAAGCTGCAACCCACTACATAAGCGGTATGGGCGGCATTTCACGAATGAATAACATGACACCTGAAGAGTCCTATCAGGGCGCTGGAGGCAATAGCAATTCTAATTTTGACCTCGGTTCGGGTGTCAACGCACTGGGAGCTATTGGCTGCGATTATGGGAACTACAGGCTTGAGGGCGAAGTCGGCTATCAGCAGAACACATTGAAGTCCGGCATCAGCAACATGGATAATGTATTACAGTATTATCCACAGGAGGGATCGCGCTATGACATGAGGGGTGATGTTTCAACACTGTCATTGATGGGTAACGGTTACTACGACGTGCACCTCGGCGGTGGGGTTGATTTCTATGCTACGGCTGGCGTTGGTATTGCCCAAGTTTCATTTCATGATATGAATTTCTCATATAACTACGATCCAGTAACCAATGCCTTATATGATAATCCGAATCCGGGATATAACGATCACGCAACCACCCTTGCCTATCAGCTTGGTGCAGGCCTTGCTTTTCCTCTGTCCCAGAACGTTAAGCTGGATCTCCGCTACCGCTATTTCGCAACAACGGACTTTACCTATACAAATGACTGGGTTGACGCTTCCAGCAGCAGCAATACGCCGGTCGCCTCAGGAATAAATAGCAACATTGTCAGTCACAGTGCTCTGCTTGGTCTGAGAGTCGAGTTCTAA
- a CDS encoding sensor histidine kinase gives MALVLDAVYCRSHSEALPGEYVQLVVRDNGRGIDKETIKSIFEPFFTTKPMTESSGFGLSTVHGIVRQNNGFIEVFSRDGEGTTFEIYIPRCCVEVHGSSPAKESFEELVDGETILSS, from the coding sequence GTGGCGCTTGTTCTTGATGCCGTATATTGTCGGAGCCATTCAGAAGCTCTTCCCGGAGAGTATGTTCAGTTGGTTGTACGTGATAATGGTCGAGGCATTGACAAGGAGACGATTAAGTCGATATTTGAGCCGTTTTTTACCACAAAGCCCATGACGGAGAGCAGCGGTTTTGGCCTTTCAACGGTCCACGGCATTGTCAGACAGAATAACGGTTTTATCGAGGTATTCAGTCGGGATGGGGAAGGAACGACATTTGAAATATATATACCGAGGTGTTGTGTTGAAGTTCACGGGAGTTCACCTGCAAAAGAGTCGTTCGAGGAGCTGGTTGATGGCGAAACCATTCTCTCGTCCTGA